In Aminobacterium sp. MB27-C1, a single genomic region encodes these proteins:
- the gatA gene encoding Asp-tRNA(Asn)/Glu-tRNA(Gln) amidotransferase subunit GatA, translating into MELFELSVAQIIEGLQNRTFSASEVFKACLNRAKMLEPRISALLSFTEESGMAQAEAVDKALASGEKLGPLAGVPFIVKDNMCTKGIPTTCASKILAQWKPPYNAAVVDFLDEAGAILMGKANLDEFAMGGSTEHSAYGVTSNPWKLDCVPGGSSGGSAASVAAGYVPFSLGSDTGGSIRQPAAFCGIYGLKPTYGLVSRRGLVAFASSLDQIGPFTRTAEDMALVLDVISQKDDHDSTCSRRSRPDYKKALRADSLKGRKIGLIKETLGYKLDPEIKEAFDKTVKFCKEQGAEIVEISLPTMIEYGLPCYYILAPAEASSNLARFDGVRYGLSEDAASLIDLYMKTRAEGFGVEVKRRIMVGTYVLSSGYYDAYYLVAQKVRQLIKREFVNAFKSVDTILLPTAPTPAFRKGELVNDPIQMYMADVFTLPVNLAGLPGLSLNAGFSKDGRPLGVQFIGSWWGEEDLLSIAALHEKAYGTAPIAQGGVC; encoded by the coding sequence ATGGAACTTTTTGAGCTTTCAGTAGCGCAAATCATAGAAGGCCTTCAGAACCGCACCTTTTCGGCAAGTGAAGTTTTTAAAGCATGCCTGAATAGGGCTAAGATGCTGGAACCTCGCATATCCGCGTTACTTTCATTTACTGAAGAGAGCGGAATGGCTCAGGCGGAAGCAGTGGATAAGGCTTTGGCATCAGGAGAAAAACTTGGTCCTCTTGCCGGGGTCCCATTTATTGTGAAAGACAATATGTGCACCAAAGGCATTCCAACTACGTGTGCGAGCAAAATTCTTGCACAGTGGAAGCCTCCCTATAATGCTGCAGTAGTCGATTTTCTCGATGAAGCGGGCGCCATCCTCATGGGGAAGGCGAATCTTGACGAGTTTGCCATGGGCGGCTCAACTGAGCATTCGGCCTACGGCGTAACCTCGAACCCGTGGAAACTGGATTGCGTTCCAGGCGGTAGTTCTGGCGGAAGTGCGGCCTCTGTTGCTGCCGGATATGTTCCTTTCAGCCTTGGCAGCGATACAGGCGGCTCTATTCGTCAGCCAGCCGCTTTCTGCGGTATATACGGTCTGAAACCGACCTACGGCCTTGTAAGCCGTCGTGGTCTTGTCGCCTTCGCTTCATCTCTTGATCAGATCGGACCTTTTACACGAACTGCCGAAGATATGGCACTCGTGCTTGATGTTATTTCACAGAAAGATGATCATGATTCCACATGTAGCCGTCGTTCCCGTCCCGATTACAAAAAGGCTCTGCGCGCGGATTCCTTGAAGGGACGGAAGATTGGTCTTATTAAAGAGACTCTGGGATACAAATTGGATCCGGAAATCAAAGAAGCTTTCGACAAAACAGTGAAGTTTTGTAAGGAGCAGGGGGCTGAAATTGTCGAGATTTCTCTTCCCACAATGATCGAGTACGGACTTCCTTGCTATTACATTCTTGCTCCAGCGGAAGCTAGCTCCAATTTGGCCCGTTTTGACGGCGTACGCTACGGTTTAAGTGAAGATGCGGCGTCTTTGATCGATCTCTATATGAAGACACGTGCCGAGGGCTTCGGAGTGGAAGTCAAACGTCGTATTATGGTTGGAACCTATGTGTTGAGTTCCGGCTATTATGATGCCTATTATCTTGTTGCCCAGAAAGTGCGGCAGCTTATTAAGCGAGAGTTTGTAAACGCCTTTAAGTCTGTAGATACAATACTTCTTCCCACAGCGCCCACACCGGCTTTCCGTAAGGGAGAACTAGTGAACGATCCTATTCAGATGTACATGGCAGATGTCTTTACGTTGCCTGTAAACCTGGCGGGGCTTCCCGGTCTCTCTCTCAACGCTGGCTTCTCAAAAGATGGCCGGCCTCTTGGTGTTCAGTTTATCGGATCATGGTGGGGTGAGGAGGATCTGCTTTCCATAGCTGCCCTTCACGAAAAAGCCTATGGAACCGCTCCTATTGCCCAAGGGG
- the gatC gene encoding Asp-tRNA(Asn)/Glu-tRNA(Gln) amidotransferase subunit GatC, producing the protein MAVSADDIRHVAALARLEITDDEVQAMHQHFEEILGYFNRLNELDLEGIDAFALKVDEEIPWREDKAVQSSVREDALDEAPYRHGDFFRVPRIVEED; encoded by the coding sequence ATGGCAGTCTCAGCAGATGATATTAGACATGTTGCAGCCTTGGCTCGTCTTGAGATCACAGACGATGAGGTTCAGGCTATGCACCAGCATTTCGAAGAAATATTAGGATATTTTAACAGGCTGAACGAACTTGATCTCGAAGGGATAGATGCGTTTGCATTGAAAGTTGACGAAGAAATCCCCTGGAGAGAGGATAAAGCGGTGCAGAGTTCTGTGCGGGAAGATGCTTTAGATGAAGCTCCTTATCGGCATGGAGATTTCTTCAGAGTGCCTCGTATAGTGGAGGAGGATTAG